The proteins below are encoded in one region of Chloroflexota bacterium:
- a CDS encoding helix-turn-helix transcriptional regulator codes for MDDTRLGSIYRALRRRRGWRQVDLAVAARCSRGTISRIERGHLDDVVLGMLRRVSDALETRLDLVPRWQGGELDRLVARGHAELHEAFATFLAARPGWTMRPEVSFAVYGERGIIDVLAWHETSRSVLVVELKTELVDVMDLMSTMDRRRRLAVRIAADLGWNAASVSSLVVLTGSRTNRRRVAEHRTVLRAAFPSDGRSLSVWLNDPRTSIGILAMWPRSRLASVRSVGGGSRRVRQSAREAIRPSTSI; via the coding sequence GTGGACGACACCCGCCTCGGTTCGATCTATCGGGCCCTGCGCCGCCGCCGGGGCTGGCGCCAGGTGGACCTTGCCGTCGCTGCCCGGTGCTCACGCGGCACGATCTCCAGGATCGAGCGAGGCCATCTCGACGACGTCGTGCTCGGGATGCTTCGACGCGTGTCGGACGCCCTCGAGACGCGGCTCGACCTGGTTCCGCGCTGGCAGGGTGGCGAGCTTGACCGGCTCGTCGCGCGCGGGCACGCCGAGCTCCACGAGGCATTCGCGACGTTCCTCGCGGCACGACCCGGCTGGACGATGCGGCCGGAGGTGTCCTTCGCCGTGTATGGCGAACGCGGGATCATCGACGTCCTCGCCTGGCACGAGACGAGCCGGTCCGTGCTCGTCGTCGAGCTCAAGACCGAGCTCGTGGACGTCATGGACCTGATGTCCACGATGGACCGGCGCCGACGCCTGGCGGTCCGCATCGCCGCCGATCTCGGATGGAACGCCGCGTCGGTGTCGAGTCTCGTCGTCCTCACGGGCAGCCGGACGAACCGGAGGCGCGTGGCCGAGCATCGGACCGTCCTCCGTGCCGCGTTCCCGTCGGACGGTCGGAGCCTGTCGGTGTGGCTCAACGATCCGCGAACGTCGATCGGCATCCTCGCCATGTGGCCACGTTCACGCCTGGCGAGCGTACGGTCGGTCGGTGGCGGGTCGCGGCGGGTGCGGCAGAGCGCCCGGGAGGCGATCAGGCCGTCGACGTCGATCTGA
- the ccsA gene encoding cytochrome c biogenesis protein CcsA: protein MASGSLILYTTGGILLAFAFAAHVVHAVLLANGRRSLSLALPRRQPAYAGVVTGSFVDGRARVERLGERPTSAAAPYAWGLSLVAWLSIGLSMLLRAIIVGRGPWGNMFEFTVAFTFTITGGYLFLERRYPIRSIGFLPIGVALMLFAYSATLPKQIEPLVPALQNAPLLTIHVGMATIAYGIFATSFAAGVGYLIQGTGDRFAWLPSHKVLDEVAYRAVIIGFPIFATMIILGSWWASIAWSRYWGWDPKETSALATWLTYAVYLHARNRRSWAGRPAALLLVVGFGMVLVTYSGSLWFNGLHAYSGLN from the coding sequence ATGGCCAGCGGCTCTCTCATCCTCTACACCACGGGCGGCATCCTCCTCGCCTTCGCCTTCGCTGCGCACGTCGTCCATGCCGTGCTCCTCGCGAACGGCCGGCGGTCGCTGTCGCTCGCCCTGCCGCGGCGCCAGCCGGCCTATGCGGGCGTCGTGACCGGCTCGTTCGTCGACGGGCGGGCGCGAGTCGAGCGGCTCGGCGAACGCCCGACCAGCGCGGCGGCTCCATACGCGTGGGGGCTGAGCCTCGTCGCCTGGCTGTCGATCGGGTTGTCCATGCTCCTGCGGGCGATCATCGTGGGCCGCGGCCCGTGGGGCAACATGTTCGAGTTCACCGTCGCCTTCACGTTCACGATCACCGGCGGCTACCTGTTCCTCGAGCGGCGCTATCCCATCCGTTCGATCGGCTTCCTGCCGATCGGCGTCGCGCTCATGCTGTTCGCCTATTCGGCGACGCTCCCGAAGCAGATCGAACCGCTCGTCCCGGCGCTCCAGAACGCGCCGCTCCTGACGATCCACGTCGGGATGGCCACGATCGCCTATGGCATCTTCGCGACGTCGTTCGCTGCCGGCGTCGGCTACCTCATCCAGGGGACCGGCGACCGCTTCGCATGGCTGCCGTCGCACAAGGTCCTCGACGAGGTCGCCTATCGAGCGGTCATCATCGGCTTCCCGATCTTCGCCACGATGATCATCCTCGGCTCGTGGTGGGCGTCGATCGCCTGGTCGCGCTACTGGGGCTGGGATCCGAAGGAGACGTCGGCGCTCGCCACCTGGCTCACCTACGCGGTCTACCTCCACGCCCGCAACCGCCGGTCGTGGGCCGGCCGACCGGCAGCCCTGCTCCTCGTGGTCGGGTTCGGGATGGTCCTCGTCACGTACTCGGGCTCGCTCTGGTTCAACGGCCTCCACGCGTACTCCGGCCTGAACTGA
- a CDS encoding HAD-IIA family hydrolase, translating into MLLLVDLDGVVYRGADAVPGVAAVLAARAALGDDVVYVTNNSMHYRADYVARLSAMGAPVGADRVVSSSRATALYLSELDPPVRRILTVGARGLERELEDLGFEVVPAAVAAARAEEADEDGFIAAGRPDAVTVGVDPKIDWLRIGCAADCIRAGARFIATNRDPVYPIERRLRPGAGSIVAAIATAAGREPDVSIGKPAALLLEEAARAVGARARDGVMIGDGLLTDLAAARAVGARSVLMLTGVTTRAALDALPPDGRPTEVAEDAAGLATALDRLAAH; encoded by the coding sequence ATGCTCCTCCTCGTCGACCTCGACGGCGTCGTGTATCGCGGCGCCGACGCCGTCCCGGGAGTCGCCGCGGTCCTCGCCGCCCGCGCGGCGCTGGGTGACGACGTCGTCTACGTGACGAACAACTCGATGCACTACCGGGCCGACTACGTCGCTCGTCTCTCGGCGATGGGCGCGCCGGTGGGTGCGGACCGGGTCGTCAGCTCGTCGCGGGCCACGGCGCTCTACCTCAGCGAGCTCGACCCGCCCGTCCGGCGGATCCTCACCGTCGGGGCCCGCGGACTCGAACGGGAGCTCGAGGACCTCGGATTCGAGGTGGTCCCCGCCGCGGTCGCGGCGGCGCGGGCGGAGGAGGCCGATGAGGACGGCTTCATCGCCGCCGGACGACCGGACGCCGTGACGGTCGGGGTGGACCCGAAGATCGACTGGCTCCGCATCGGCTGTGCGGCCGACTGCATCCGGGCGGGAGCCCGATTCATCGCGACGAACCGCGATCCCGTCTATCCGATCGAGCGTCGTCTCAGACCGGGCGCCGGCTCGATCGTGGCGGCGATCGCGACGGCCGCGGGCCGGGAACCGGACGTTTCGATCGGCAAGCCGGCAGCGCTCCTCCTCGAGGAGGCGGCACGGGCCGTGGGAGCCCGGGCGAGGGACGGCGTCATGATCGGCGACGGCCTGCTCACCGATCTCGCCGCGGCGCGCGCGGTCGGGGCACGGTCCGTCCTCATGCTGACTGGCGTGACGACGCGAGCCGCCCTCGATGCACTGCCGCCGGATGGGCGGCCGACGGAGGTGGCCGAGGACGCCGCGGGCCTCGCGACCGCCCTCGACCGCCTCGCTGCTCACTGA
- the add gene encoding adenosine deaminase, whose translation MTLPPGARERPSMDRSRFADWPKTELHLHLDGSLLVATALDLARTRAIDAPTDLAGMRAVLVAPERCGSQAELLRAFELPIALLQDAEALERVTRELVVAKALDGVRYVEIRWGPLLHERRGLALAAGIAAVCDGATAGAGVATAAGHPIVVRLIATALRSHDPAANVRLAETAAAFRDRGLVGWDLAGPEASFPDPTIHRRAFEAARSGGLRITCHAGEWGGAAQVRRALALDPERIAHGPAAIDDPDLCAELIARAVSLDLCPTSNVQAGIVPSLEAHPLAHLQRAGVPVTLSTDDLTVSDVSLAAEYARAVDRIGLAPSELWAIDRRGLDVAFAEPAAIAPLTVEFDAWAAERPELLGRSAAPGQ comes from the coding sequence ATGACACTCCCACCCGGGGCCCGGGAACGCCCCTCCATGGACCGATCGCGGTTCGCCGACTGGCCGAAGACGGAGCTGCACCTCCATCTCGACGGGTCGCTCCTCGTCGCCACCGCCCTCGACCTCGCGAGGACGCGTGCCATCGACGCGCCGACGGACCTCGCGGGCATGCGGGCCGTCCTCGTCGCACCCGAGCGATGCGGCTCGCAGGCCGAGCTCCTGCGAGCGTTCGAGCTCCCGATCGCCCTCCTCCAGGATGCCGAGGCCCTCGAGCGGGTGACGCGCGAGCTCGTCGTGGCGAAGGCGCTCGACGGCGTCCGCTATGTCGAGATCCGCTGGGGGCCGCTCCTCCACGAGCGACGCGGCCTCGCGCTCGCCGCCGGGATCGCGGCGGTGTGCGACGGCGCGACGGCCGGTGCCGGGGTGGCGACCGCGGCCGGCCATCCGATCGTCGTGCGGCTCATCGCCACAGCCCTCCGGTCGCACGACCCGGCAGCGAACGTCCGCCTCGCCGAGACCGCCGCGGCGTTCCGCGACCGCGGGCTCGTCGGCTGGGACCTCGCCGGGCCGGAAGCGTCGTTCCCCGATCCCACGATCCATCGCCGCGCCTTCGAAGCCGCTCGCTCGGGCGGCCTCCGGATCACCTGCCACGCCGGCGAGTGGGGCGGCGCGGCGCAGGTCCGGCGAGCCCTCGCGCTCGACCCGGAACGGATCGCCCACGGGCCGGCTGCGATCGATGACCCGGACCTCTGCGCGGAGCTCATCGCGCGCGCGGTGAGCCTCGACCTCTGCCCGACCTCCAACGTGCAGGCGGGGATCGTCCCCTCCCTCGAGGCGCATCCGCTCGCGCACCTCCAGCGGGCCGGGGTGCCCGTGACGCTCTCGACGGACGACCTCACCGTGAGCGATGTCAGCCTGGCCGCGGAGTACGCCCGGGCGGTCGACCGGATCGGACTCGCGCCCTCCGAGCTCTGGGCGATCGATCGGCGCGGGCTGGACGTCGCCTTTGCCGAACCGGCCGCGATCGCGCCGCTCACGGTGGAATTCGACGCCTGGGCGGCCGAACGGCCGGAGCTCCTCGGAAGGTCGGCCGCGCCCGGTCAGTGA
- a CDS encoding leucyl aminopeptidase family protein, with protein sequence MKLRVITDQPWEVAADVLAIPFIGDPAFVGPLDELDRRSRGELRSLAAFGELRAKRYDSTLANPGDLPVARLLAIAAGPAAGIDLEVAVRVGASIERRLGGRTVRSLAIWLGDLPAHVDGGAAAVAEALARGVVEGSYEPAAIYRDHVDTAPPVLEELILVAPGADRSALARAAERGRIVAEGANTARTLANQASNDLDPVGLAEKARAIAERNGLWIDVIEPDRARELGMGMFLAVGRGSDNPPRMIVMRSGGEGEKDVLGRHLAIVGKGVCFDSGGISIKSADRMEEMKMDKTGAATVIAAIETVARLAPGTPLLAVAPAVENMPGPHSTRPGDVVRALNGKVVEINNTDAEGRLILGDAMTYAERLGATHLVDVATLTGAVGRALGELVTGLFGTPQTWVAEVQAAAARAGERSWQIPLVDEYMTDMDSWYADFVNSSPTGEGGLVKSGLFLREFATVPWVHLDIGGTGYFRKEKPYAPRGSNGVTHATLVELALAGARRN encoded by the coding sequence ATGAAGCTGCGCGTCATCACGGACCAGCCGTGGGAGGTCGCCGCGGACGTGCTCGCGATCCCGTTCATCGGGGATCCGGCGTTCGTCGGACCGCTCGACGAACTCGATCGGCGGAGTCGGGGCGAACTCCGGTCACTCGCTGCCTTCGGCGAGCTCCGCGCGAAGCGCTATGACTCGACGCTCGCCAACCCGGGCGATCTTCCCGTCGCGCGGCTCCTCGCGATCGCGGCCGGGCCCGCGGCCGGGATCGACCTCGAGGTCGCCGTTCGGGTCGGCGCCTCGATCGAGCGCCGGCTCGGTGGGCGGACGGTCCGCAGCCTCGCGATCTGGCTCGGCGATCTCCCGGCCCACGTCGACGGCGGCGCTGCGGCGGTCGCGGAGGCCCTCGCCCGCGGCGTCGTGGAAGGATCCTACGAACCGGCGGCGATCTACCGCGACCACGTCGACACCGCCCCGCCGGTCCTCGAGGAGCTCATCCTCGTGGCGCCCGGCGCGGATCGATCGGCGCTCGCGCGCGCGGCGGAACGCGGCCGGATCGTGGCCGAGGGTGCGAACACGGCACGGACGCTCGCGAACCAGGCGAGCAACGACCTCGATCCCGTCGGTCTCGCCGAGAAGGCCCGCGCCATCGCGGAGCGGAACGGCCTGTGGATCGACGTCATCGAGCCGGACCGGGCGCGCGAGCTCGGGATGGGGATGTTCCTCGCGGTGGGCCGGGGCAGCGACAACCCGCCGCGGATGATCGTCATGCGCTCCGGCGGCGAGGGCGAGAAGGATGTCCTTGGCCGGCACCTGGCGATCGTCGGCAAGGGCGTCTGCTTCGATTCGGGTGGCATCAGCATCAAGTCCGCCGACCGGATGGAAGAGATGAAGATGGACAAGACCGGTGCCGCGACCGTGATCGCGGCGATCGAGACGGTCGCCCGTCTCGCGCCGGGGACGCCGCTCCTGGCCGTCGCGCCGGCCGTGGAGAACATGCCGGGACCGCATTCGACCCGGCCCGGCGACGTCGTCCGGGCGCTCAACGGCAAGGTGGTCGAGATCAACAACACGGACGCCGAGGGCCGGCTCATCCTCGGCGACGCGATGACCTACGCGGAGCGGCTCGGGGCGACTCATCTCGTCGACGTAGCCACTCTCACCGGGGCGGTGGGCCGGGCACTCGGCGAGCTCGTCACCGGGCTCTTCGGGACCCCGCAGACGTGGGTCGCGGAGGTGCAGGCGGCGGCGGCCCGGGCGGGCGAACGCTCCTGGCAGATCCCGCTCGTCGATGAGTACATGACGGACATGGACAGCTGGTACGCGGATTTCGTCAACTCGTCGCCGACCGGGGAGGGCGGGCTCGTCAAGAGCGGTCTCTTCCTTCGTGAGTTCGCCACCGTGCCGTGGGTCCACCTCGACATCGGCGGGACAGGCTACTTCCGGAAGGAGAAGCCGTACGCTCCGCGGGGTTCGAACGGCGTGACCCACGCCACGCTCGTCGAACTCGCGCTCGCCGGAGCGCGTCGGAACTGA
- a CDS encoding peptidoglycan DD-metalloendopeptidase family protein, protein MFSRLSRQIRVPRPPARGRGRRLLALLILTVPLVVGGVGTYGTPPATRGDELSDAQAREKALAAKIAAEKAQLARLAALQAGLSVDITQTKSTLSGVNADLAAVKAQVANLSLQIGLVQQTYNGLVIQIADLNAQISRIAMAGVVKNEQLAERKGILAERLRAAYTAGQTSLLETILSARSFSDALADVGYYLDIGSQDKALAVQIASDEADLVSLQQVVTDTLNQTADLQAQTAAQKLQLDAKLGDLKQAKQQLAVLQAETQRQLALQATAYQKLHLSRAAAAAALAREARAQAEVRKKIADLIAQQFANGNIPSVYNGSLQWPLAGIITQEFGCTGVPQEPPLGNCSHFHIGIDIAAPMYTPIRAAGAGRVVYEGPLSDGAWVVIIAHSQSLVTLYGHVDNRRAPPVVRAGDLVAQGQIIAYVGMTGNTTGPHLHWAVELNGTWVNPRLFL, encoded by the coding sequence TTGTTCAGCCGCCTGAGCCGCCAGATCCGCGTCCCGAGGCCTCCTGCGCGGGGCCGCGGCCGTCGACTCCTCGCCCTGCTCATCCTCACCGTCCCACTCGTCGTCGGCGGCGTCGGGACGTACGGCACACCGCCGGCCACCCGTGGCGACGAGCTCTCGGACGCTCAGGCCCGGGAGAAGGCGCTCGCCGCGAAGATCGCCGCCGAGAAGGCGCAGCTCGCCAGGCTCGCGGCCCTCCAGGCCGGCCTCTCGGTCGACATCACCCAGACGAAGAGCACGCTGTCGGGCGTCAATGCCGATCTCGCGGCGGTTAAGGCCCAGGTCGCGAATCTCAGCCTCCAGATCGGGCTCGTGCAACAGACCTACAACGGCCTCGTCATCCAGATCGCGGATCTCAACGCCCAGATCAGCCGGATCGCGATGGCGGGCGTCGTGAAGAACGAGCAGCTCGCCGAGCGGAAGGGGATCCTCGCCGAACGGCTGCGGGCCGCGTACACGGCCGGCCAGACGTCGCTCCTCGAGACGATCCTCTCGGCACGGTCGTTCTCGGACGCGCTCGCCGACGTGGGCTACTACCTCGATATCGGGAGCCAGGACAAGGCCCTTGCGGTTCAGATCGCGTCAGATGAGGCCGATCTCGTGAGCCTGCAGCAGGTCGTGACGGACACCCTGAACCAGACCGCGGATCTGCAGGCGCAGACCGCCGCCCAGAAACTGCAACTCGACGCCAAGCTCGGGGACCTCAAGCAGGCGAAACAGCAGCTCGCCGTGCTGCAGGCCGAGACGCAGCGGCAGCTCGCCCTCCAGGCGACGGCCTATCAGAAGCTCCACCTGAGCCGCGCCGCGGCGGCGGCCGCGCTCGCCCGGGAGGCGAGGGCGCAGGCTGAGGTCAGGAAGAAGATCGCCGACCTCATCGCGCAACAGTTCGCCAACGGCAACATCCCGTCCGTCTACAACGGATCGCTCCAGTGGCCGCTCGCGGGGATCATCACCCAGGAGTTCGGCTGCACCGGGGTGCCGCAGGAGCCACCGCTCGGGAACTGCTCGCACTTCCACATCGGGATCGACATCGCGGCGCCGATGTACACGCCGATCCGGGCCGCCGGCGCGGGTCGGGTCGTCTACGAGGGGCCGCTCTCGGACGGGGCGTGGGTCGTCATCATCGCCCACAGCCAGTCGCTCGTGACGCTGTACGGCCACGTCGACAACCGCCGAGCCCCGCCCGTCGTGCGGGCCGGCGACCTCGTCGCCCAGGGCCAGATCATCGCCTACGTCGGGATGACCGGGAACACCACGGGACCGCATCTGCACTGGGCGGTGGAGCTCAACGGGACATGGGTGAACCCGCGGCTGTTCCTGTGA
- a CDS encoding YbjN domain-containing protein, with product MITSAATAADVERWFAELGVAPEPRIARDAIAAWDVTLDGRRRFDIRITVILDLSLAGIVWVHYAPPITDGFRRSYRKLLRWNDEFPMVKFAVATDERPVLSAEIPIERLDRDELGLAIARLLAVCDALADESAAWIWLDGKVPPAGERRSRGAALLDRYAPRLGELGGA from the coding sequence CTGATCACGTCCGCGGCCACCGCGGCCGACGTCGAGCGGTGGTTCGCCGAACTCGGGGTCGCCCCTGAGCCTCGCATCGCGCGGGACGCGATCGCCGCCTGGGACGTGACGCTCGACGGCCGGCGGCGGTTCGACATCCGGATCACGGTGATCCTCGACCTCTCGCTTGCCGGCATCGTCTGGGTCCACTACGCGCCGCCGATCACGGACGGCTTCCGGCGGTCGTATCGGAAGCTGCTCCGCTGGAATGACGAGTTCCCCATGGTGAAGTTCGCCGTTGCGACGGACGAACGGCCGGTCCTCAGCGCCGAAATCCCGATCGAGCGACTCGATCGCGACGAGCTCGGGCTCGCGATCGCCCGCCTGCTCGCCGTGTGCGACGCGCTCGCCGACGAATCCGCCGCCTGGATCTGGCTCGACGGGAAGGTCCCGCCGGCGGGCGAGCGACGAAGTCGTGGCGCCGCGCTCCTCGATCGCTACGCGCCGCGGCTCGGCGAGCTCGGCGGGGCGTGA